Sequence from the Nymphaea colorata isolate Beijing-Zhang1983 chromosome 9, ASM883128v2, whole genome shotgun sequence genome:
CAAACCCACTTCCTTTTTCCATGCCTTCCTTGTGGGTTCAACACTGTAATCCATTATTAGCTAAATGCCGCAGCCCACCTGGACCTAATGCCCATAGCATCCTACCGCACCTCGCTCCATCAAACCAGCTACATTGGTTTATGAAGTTGAATAACCTGCAGCTGGAGATCACTCATGTGTCATGCGCTAGAAATAACCAAACTACCTTTACTAGTTAAAATGAAAGATTGAACCCTaagcacttaaaaaaaaaaaaaaaaggctccaGACCAAAATGCctctcaaatttaaaaaacgGTGGGAGCTCAGGCTTTCCATTTTACAGCACAACTTTCCAAAAGTCCAAAgtataaatatcttatatttcATTGTGAGAATACCTTGGACTGTTTTCGTAAAATTTTCCGTTTGAAGTTGAAGTGGATTTGGTGAATAATAGCGATGGCTAAGTTGGAGCTAACCTCGAAACGTTGACGCTGATAATTAGGACAAACTAAATTTAAACTCGGTTTCGTTTCTTCCTTAAAAGCCTGTAATCAAATTATTATTGTTTTGCCATGTTCACCAATCAAAAGAGAAAGGTGCTCATCCGAACTTCGGTTCTAAGAACATGAACTCAATAGTACCTTCCCTAATGATGATCGCATATCTTGAAACTGTTGGTGCAGACCAGAAATATCTTACCGCATTACGGAATTTGGGGGCCGACGATCGTCAAATTTGAAGCCGTTTCCGGACAAAACACATACTCGACCGCTCTTTAATTCGCAGGGGGGCCCGAAACCCTTTCCAAGGGGGGAACTGGACTGGAGCGCCCTGATCTCCATTTCGCCATCGTCATGGCTCAGCTCCGCCTCTCAGCCACCCCTCCTCATTCTCTCTTCCCGACTGCCACCAAGACCGGCTACGCCGCTTTCAGATCCATCAGATTCCTCGACCACCCTCCCTTGTCGTTTCCGACCATTGCTACCCCCGATTCCAGGCGGACTCCCGTTGGATTTTTCCGCAAACCGTCGCCTCCGGTGGGATTCCGGAACCTAAGTGTGGCCCGTGCCGCTGACGACGATGGTGCCGGGACCACTATGGGAGGTGGCGGagggggggaagggggaagaaggagaggcggaggaggtggaggtggcgGAGGTTCCCGGGAGGAGGGGAAATCAGACCCTGACGGGGGGCTTCTAGGGGTTTTCCTCGAAGGATGGCGATCAAGGGTTAGGGCAGACCCGCAGTTCCCCTTCAAGGTTCTTATGGAGGAGCTTGTCGGTGTATCTGCCTGCGTGATTGGGGACATGGCCTCTCGACCCGACTTCGGCCTGAACGAGCTCGATTTCGTCTTCAGCACCCTCGTTGTCGGATCGATCCTCAACTTCGTCCTCATGTACCTCCTCGCCCCGACGGCCGCCGCCTCTCCATCTTCTGGCCTCTTCGCCTCGGTTTTCTCCGGCTGCCCCAAGAGTCACATGTTCGAGCCCGGCCCTTACAACCTGATCCAGCGTTCGGGAACGGTCATCTACAAGGGGGTGGTGTTCGCGGCCGTTGGATTCGTAGCCGGGCTTGTCGGAACGGCGATCTCGAATACGTTGATCGCCCTGCGGAAGCAAATGGATCCCGCGTTCGACCCGCAGAACAAGGCGCCGCCTACCTTGCTAAACGCTCTCACCTGGGCAACCCATATGGGCGTAAGCAGCAACCTGAGGTACCAGACGCTCAATGGCATCGAATTCCTGCTAGCCAGGTGGTTGCCGTCATTGGCGTTCCGGGGGTCGGTGGTGGCGCTGAGGTGCGCCAACAACGTGCTTGGTGGGGCTTCCTTCGTACTCCTTGCGAGGCTTACAGGGTCACAGAAGGTGGAgcaagagaaggagaaaaagggggAGGTGGCGGTGATGGTGAGTGATGATGACGGTATTGGCGAGGTCCAGAAGGGTAAAGAAGACTAAAGTAAGTTGGTGGTTCCTCAGCTTTTTGGGTTTTCCATGGAGATGTTACAGACGAGAAAGAAAGGAGCTGACCGGGGGAGGGGAATGTGGTGATAGAGTACATTTACCTAGTTTCCAATAAATTGGTGTACTTTGTTGGAGAGTTACACGTTTTCCTTTTAATCTAGCTTTCTGGGATTgcaaacttgtttttcttttcttttcgaaATTTGTTTTCCATTAACGTGAAGTAAAGCCACAAGGCGGTTGACGTTCCGGTCTCAGCTGTTAGACGAACGGCTGCTGTTCGAACTTCGAGCTCCATGGCGGTGACGGGCGGATTTAGCCGACGGGCTAGCAATACGCGTGTGATCTAATTGGGCCAGGTACTTTATTGTGGAATCAATATATAAAACGGATCCTTTGCAGGAGCTGTACAGAAGCCCTACCAGCTCTCCCCAAACCCCGGAAGTACAGTCGGCTTTGGCTTAGTAAGGTGTGGATGTAGCTCCAGAACAAGAAGAGCATTGAATCTGCCGCACCAGGAAAGCGTCGACTCACAACCTCCGCGACTGGAACTGCAAACTTAACTCCCTCTTTTCAGGCGGTTTAATTTGTTACCATCCCACTCAGCCTTTTCAGGCTTCTGGCTGATGTGGGAATCGCTCTGAGAGAGGATTCACAATTGAACGCTTGATTTCAGATCCACGGATTTTACATCGTAGATCTGAGATGTGACAGGGGCAGAGCGGAAGGGATCTGGGGTTTCCATGTCTGCGCCGAATTTAGAGGCAATGAAACATATGCTTTcaagattttaattttgtgCATGAATAGAATTCTGCAGATGGGAAACGGGACCAGAAATTCTTAATCAAAGAGGTGTTAATTCTAATGTTTTTGTACCATGTTGTACGCTAGCCTCATTGGAGGTTAATGACCTGAGTTGATCTGTTTTCTGTGATAAGTCGTACTTTTCTCTTCCGCTTGGCATACAGATTTTAAACCCAGTGCCGGATTTTGGTTCCGACGCAACTCTGCTGGGAGTAGGTTCCCCTCAAACGAAAGCATGAACAATCAGAAGAACAAACCGGAAGAAAACAGCTCGACCCTATTAAGCCTCAAACGATTAAGGCATGGGTGACAATGAAAGAACACATACGTTTACAAATATTTACAGATCAAACACCGGCTGATGGGATGTATTTAGTCCCAGCTTAACACCCAACAATCCAAGTGTTTTCAGACTAGGATTGCAATTTCTAAAAAACGCTTGACTCGGAACTAACTGGTTGCCTACTTCCCATACCCTGTTCACAGTATAAGTATAAACCAATACATTGGTTCATTTCTTTCTCCATCTAATAGGGCCAGCTACTAAACAAATTATGCAATTTGCATTAGTTGTCATGGGCTGACTTTCTTCGGTTCGTGCGGCCCGGCGATAGCACCTTCGTCGTAAGCCAAAAGGGCTCAAGAGTTTGCAGAAAACTTGAGAATAATGCAGGTGCAAGGAAATCAAAGATTGCAAGGAAATTTGAGGGATGTTCTTGCAATGGGCATAAATTGCATTGATCACAAGAGCGATGTAAGCAAAGGCGTTTAGAAAAAAATCACAGttttacttacataggatggccgaTGCTTCTTACAGGATTcaaatgccgaccacccaaaacacaTAATCCATTGTATGCACTTGGGACAGGTGGGAGCGTGCTCCGTTACAAGTTAACAAAAGCATAACCAAAGACATTGAAATAGAAAGTAAGCAAAAAATAGATTGAGACTCACGGGAACACACCCTCCCCACCTCTTTAAATCATGCACCGTCCTTGGCACCAACTGTTTTATGGTAGTGCAAGACTTCCTCTCGATGTTGTTTCTTCAGTTGGAAGGCGTATTCCCACGTCGGCTGCTCCTCGTCCGCACACTTGGCTAAGTACTTTTTCAACCCTCAAAGATAGTTGATTTTGTGCCGAAGAATCTGCTCTATTTGTCGATCCGCCTCTCGCTTGGTTAATGATGGTGATCTTTGTAGGATCGGCTCTCGTTGCGGCATGGTCATCTTTGGGTCTTCTTCATCAGCATGGAATGACTTCAGGTTGCAGACATGAAACACCGGATGTACTTTGAAGTCTGGTGGTAGATCTAACTTACATGCCAGCTTGCTGATCTTCTTGATCACAATGAATGGTCCTTCGTACTTTTGTATCAACGCAAAGTGTCTTCCCCGAAAGATTCCTGTACGATCTGGGTACAACTTCACATGGACCTGATCTCCAACTCTGGACTCCGCAGGACGTCGCTTCTTGTCAGcccacttcttcatcttcttagcTGTCTTGTGCAAAAATGCCTTGGCTATTTCTGTCTGCTCCTGCCAGTCTCTAACAAATTGGTACGTGAAGGTTggctttccattttcttgagttGGAAGAGTGTGCAACATCAACAGTTGTTGACTAGCGGGCCgtggctatttcgaatggactGTGTCGAGCAACATCAAACATGATGGTTAATATAGAACTGATGTACCTGGATATTACTCTGATGGGTAAGTCTACTACGGCCATGGCAGACTCCGGGCCAACACACAACTTGGTTTCGAAAGAAGAGGCAGAGAGATTGGGATTGCAGCTTGAGCCTAGATAGAAGACCTTGAAGACAGTGTACTTTATGGCCAAGCCTATCCTTGGAGAAGCAAAGGGTGTAGCCATCCAGATTGAGAGTTGGGCTCACATAACAAACTTCTCAGTTGTTTCCCTAGATGACTTCAAAGTAATCCTTGGTATGGAGTTCCTTCGAGGCCAAAATGTTATGATGTTGCCAAAGTTCAATTCATTGACATTAATTGGACCAGACTGTACACAAAATTCATTGTTATTCTGCTAGTAGAAAGTCAGATTTTATGTCATCTGCTATGCAACTAAAGAAGGGCGTAGGACATGCAGAACAGATGTTTCTCACATCTATCTGCGCAGAGGAAGAAGCCAAGTCGATTTCCGTCCCACCGGCCCTAGCTCCTTTGTTGAAAGAATTTTAGAAAGTAATGCCACCTGAACTGCCAAGGCGATTATCGCCGAGACGGGAAGTTGATCATCAGATTGAACTAGTCCTTGGATATAACACCTTAGCCATAGTCCTTATCGTATGGGATCGATTGAATTGAAGGAACTGTGAAGACAGCCCGACAAGATGTTGGAGACAGGCCTCATCCGACCATCTAACGCACCGTTCAAAGCGCCAGTGTTATTCCAAATGAAGCAAGATGCTTCAAAGCATCTAGGCATAGATTACCGTGCATTGAACCAGATGATAGTTAAAAACAAATAACTATTACcacttattgttgatttattggATCAGTTGGGCAATGCacaaatcttttcaaaattggGCATTCGATCAAGTTATTGGCAAGTAAGAATAGCCAAAGGAGACGAACTGAAGACAACTTGTGTCACCCATTATAGTGCTTATGAATTCCTAGTTATGTCATTCGGGTTGATCAATGCCCCAACGACCTTCTCAACATTGATGAACAAGATATCTATCTGTACCTTGACATGTTCGTGGTGGTCTATA
This genomic interval carries:
- the LOC116261478 gene encoding protein RETICULATA-RELATED 3, chloroplastic-like translates to MAQLRLSATPPHSLFPTATKTGYAAFRSIRFLDHPPLSFPTIATPDSRRTPVGFFRKPSPPVGFRNLSVARAADDDGAGTTMGGGGGGEGGRRRGGGGGGGGGSREEGKSDPDGGLLGVFLEGWRSRVRADPQFPFKVLMEELVGVSACVIGDMASRPDFGLNELDFVFSTLVVGSILNFVLMYLLAPTAAASPSSGLFASVFSGCPKSHMFEPGPYNLIQRSGTVIYKGVVFAAVGFVAGLVGTAISNTLIALRKQMDPAFDPQNKAPPTLLNALTWATHMGVSSNLRYQTLNGIEFLLARWLPSLAFRGSVVALRCANNVLGGASFVLLARLTGSQKVEQEKEKKGEVAVMVSDDDGIGEVQKGKED